One stretch of Excalfactoria chinensis isolate bCotChi1 chromosome 2, bCotChi1.hap2, whole genome shotgun sequence DNA includes these proteins:
- the PSMG4 gene encoding proteasome assembly chaperone 4, translating to MEAAGGGVDAGCIGLHDFSGQLGEQRVHFHAMRLQDSLFLWVGAAPALSSLAVAMCSPRDSVPVSTSLLGDPSDTASACLAQRLAKKTKKQVFVSYNLPNTDSSFTLLIENRIKEEMTAFPEKF from the exons ATggaggcggcgggcggcggtGTGGACGCAGGATGTATCGGTCTGCACGATTTCAGCGGGCAACTGGGCGAGCAGCGGGTGCACTTCCACGCCATGCGGCTGCAGGACTCGCTGTTCCTCTGGGTGGGCGCCGCGCCcgccctatccagcctggccgTGGCCATGTGCAGCCCTCGG GACAGCGTGCCCGTGTCCACCTCGCTGCTGGGGGACCCTTCCGACACCGCCTCTGCTTGCCTGGCCCAGCGCCTGG ccaagaagacaaaaaagcagGTATTTGTCAGCTACAATCTGCCAAACACAGACAGCAGTTTCACCTTACTCATAGAAAACAGGATCAAGGAAGAAATGACGGCTTTTCCTGAGAAGTTCTGA